The genomic region ACGCCGGGCAGCCTCTTAGGGGCTGACTAGAGCTAGCCAAATCCTTACCTAAATGTGCCCATTCAATAGCTTACGCCCTCCATGCCGATAGGACGCTGGGAGGTATCGCCTATGTATTTGTCAATAGGTCAAGAGAGTCGGGAACTTGGCACATCAGTATCAACGCTGCGCCGGTGGGAGCAAGAGGGCACTAGCGCGGCGGCGTACCGGACGCCAGGCGGACATCGTCGCTACTCGCTACGCGTCCCCCAAGACAGCTTGGGCCTTATCGCGGATGTGACCTCGCGCATAACAGTCGCCTAGGCTCGCCTGTCATCCCTACAAAAAGCGCGGTCTCAAAAAACTGATTCACTTGATTCTCGGTGGCCGCGTGGACCGGCTGATTCTCACTCACAAGGACCGATTGCTGCGTTTCGGAGCTGAGATCATTTTTTACCTATGCTCT from Deltaproteobacteria bacterium harbors:
- a CDS encoding MerR family DNA-binding transcriptional regulator; the encoded protein is MPIGRWEVSPMYLSIGQESRELGTSVSTLRRWEQEGTSAAAYRTPGGHRRYSLRVPQDSLGLIADVTSRITVA